Part of the Henckelia pumila isolate YLH828 chromosome 2, ASM3356847v2, whole genome shotgun sequence genome is shown below.
ACAGGTAATGAAAAAAATACAATACATGGTTACCTGTTGATTAGAGGAGGCTTCATAATACGGAGAAGTTTCACTTACAGTCGTGCCTGTAGGcctgaaaataaaatttgaaattggaattgaaattatattttaaattcatgGAATTATAATCTTTGGTAAAAAGTTAAAATccatttcaaaatttaatacCAAAAATTTTGATACGCACAACAAGTAGACACAAAAAAAACGAAGTAAAACAGCCTAATTCCCAAAAACCCGATCCCATGGCCCAAACCAAACGACAACCCATAACCAAATGCCCAGCTGATTACCGACCCCAGCCCATTATTCAGACTCAGGCCCATAGCCCTTAAAACACAAAACCCAGCCTGTAGTCCAACCTCCAGCCCATTTGACCAGCCCAGCTATTAACCTAATCTCCAGCCCATTACCGAACCCAGCCCTTAACCCGACCTCAAGCCCATGACCTAGCCCAGTTATTAACCTAACCTCTAGCCCATTCCCAAACCCAGCCCAGCTATTAACCCAACCTCCAGCCCAATGGCCCAGCCATGCTAGTAACCCAACACTAGGGATAGAAATGGGGAGGGGCCGGGACGGGTTTGTTGTCCCCATCCCCGTCCCCAAATTAAAAACCAATCCCCATCCCCTCCAATGGACCATTTTATATAACTTCCTTCCATTCATGAAATGAATTGAAGATCATCATTCCAATGATCATCGGGTGATAATACACTGGTGAAAATGCTGTCTTGGCATCCAAGACACTGAATGACTTAAGTTTTATTATATGTTcctgaaaaaggaaaaaaatcaattaatattAATCGATCAAATTGTCTATATCAATTTAAGATTTTTTACCTCATGGAAGAAATGGGAGAAAAGGTTTTTCGGGAGAGGGTTTCTGCACTCAGTGGTAACACTAAGTCCCCTGTTTCCAGCATAGGttaagatatttgaaaatgttgCACCTCCATCAACTAGTACGTCCACGGCGTCCACGACGGCTTTAGGGTCGAGATTAACCTTGTCCAAATTCTCGAACACCTCTTGAACATCCAAAAAAAATGTTTGACGACCTTCTATTTAGACACGCCATTTCTACACAACATCTCTAAGCATGCTGTGATGGAGACAAAGTTACATGAGCCTGTTTTTCCTTGATTTCTCACTGGTGAGAGACAGTtgtcaaataacaaaaaatctaTAATCCAAAATTGCTCAGCTCGGGTTTGTAGATTAGTAGTTACGACATGTCTTATTATCGCACAgagggaaaaaaaagaaaaaaaagcttaaaagtgtaaataaaattaagCAGTAAAGGGAGCAGAAATTTAATCTTCTAACTTTAACAAAGCTATTTGTTATGATATGATAATAATAAAACGACAAGAAGAATCAAATCGaaattcattcaaataaaaGTCGAGTAGTTTACCTTATGTTATACACacaaaaataggaaaataaaataataactcATAATTCAGCAAACAAAGCACTGCCTCTTCCCTAGCCAACGACTCCAAACAAGGCGGCCACGACCACTAACGCCCCGACAAAGAGACTATTCCAGCCGGCCAAAACGACAGTCGCACCGGAGGGTGGTGGAGGTGCTGGGGTAGATGGAGAGGTGCCTGAGGCCGGAGGCGACGGCGTGGTGCTTGAAGGCGGTGATGGGGTGGTTCCGTTGGTGACCGTGACTGCCAGTTTCATGCCTCGAGAGCAGTGATCGGATCTGGGACAGATGAAATACCTCGTCCCCGCTGCGGTGAGCGGGATGGAAGTCGGGCTCGGGCTGTATGAAGCGATGGGGTTGTCGGTGTTGCAGTTTTGGTAGTCGGCTTGGCTTACTTCGTCCACGGAATGGGTGGGACCGTAGTTGAACACTGAATATTAACGAACACGAATACGATTATTAATTATTCAAACTACCTCGTTGTTTTATTACATTAGCATGAACTATCAACATTAATAAGTGAAACGGTCAATTCtatctatatttataataataagtaatatttttggttaATAGTTTTTAATAAATAACCCATATAAAATATCCAGTCTCAAAAAAATGATCCTTCTTATATGCGTTTTTGTTTCAACGATTAATATTACTTAAGTTGTCTGTTGAGATATAAATGATAAATCATTAGACGTATGATCGAAACAAATGAATGACTATGAACTCACCAAGCGTGTCTGCGGCGGTAAAAGTTTGGCCTTTAGCCCAGGTATCATAATTGACACTCAGGCTCCACCCGCCGGTGCCTCCGACAATGATGTTGGCACCGTACACGGCTGCCGGAATAATTTGGAGGAGGAGGGCAAGAAAAGTAATAGCTTTGGCCGccattttcttctttctttttgctAGAATGTTATGAGATGGGAAACTCAAACAAGCAATGGATATACTGGCGCATCGTGCATGTTATATAGACAGCCTTGacatgaaaatatatattattttcttttaaatatatatattttttaaagagAACTGTCTTTTCTCGTGCTagctttagttaattaaaaggCGCATGGGgctgtaaaataaaaattataaattaatacaaaaattttGTGACAAAGTCAATTTTATGGCATCGGATCTCTTATTTGGGTCactaatgaaaaatattatttttttaagtcaaatgTATTACTTTTTTTATATTGTAAATATGAATATGATTGATCTttctcaagaataaagatatgtAAGACCTAAGTACTAATCACATGATCTATGACCTTtgcttaatttaatttttaaatatattatttacgTGTAAATTTACAGGGAAAGAAATATTTATACTAAATAGAAAAAATTTCAGCTATATAGAATAGTAACTTTCGTTTGAACTTGAGTTAATTTTGGAATTCAATATATAGTTTAACTCATCatccttttttttaataaaaaaaaattcatcatcCCATTTTTAACTAATTAGGTCTTATTTAAGTATCACATAATACATAATACAATTAttttcacttatattttatttacgTACACATAATACAATCATTGATATCAATAATAATCCCATCACGTCAAGTCTTTTACCTGTTCAAATATATACCTAACAGGTCATCCCAATATAATCTCCGAATCAGATGCTTCGAGTCTTCGACCAAGTAAGttgtacaatttttttattgatttatttttaaattagtttttCACATATAAATGATGATCATTTAGAAAAGTGTGTATTCTAAAAAAaagtttagttttttttttcccgaAAAATATAATAATCAGATAGACCACgtactaataattaaaatttccagGATGCATGGTTCCTATTGTCACCTACCATGTTCCCATTATGATGCTATATAtgccaaatatatatatatatatatatatactgataGAGAGTAGGTAGGCATGATGGTATTATTTTCATGGTCAAATTATTGGTAGTTTAGGAAAAAAGATTGTTCCTTATCGACTTCATCAAATAAATACTTACTGGGGTGGGTGAGCTCAATCTCtttctaattttaaattacaATTTTTTCGACAGGTCGTTCTAGAATTCTTTAATGTTACTAATTATACAGTCAATGATTATCTTTATTTGGTGAAGttataatcataaaattttaaaatgtcaaaagtaatattaattattataagtgcgtgtttttttttaaagtaaacaAGTATCATTCAGGGACGGAATCAGGATTTTTCCGTAGGGAGGGCtaattttatatgaaaaaaatatgaattaaaaTCATAGGGTCAATATACATATTAGATTtatgttaatattttattattcatatATCTTTCAACTTgtttatgattttaaaaaaaatttgaacatcAATCATGCTAGTAAtgacacaaaattttaatatatcaatatccttataaatattttctatatTCAATAGTGAatgtaatttaataattaaattctattttataaaaaatttcatgaaaatttgatgtgttaatgaataaaatattttttctctttaaaataacttgaataattattttatattttataaagtataaattttgaatttgataatgtacataattataaatatacttTATATTTACGATGTTATTTTCTACTCAATAGCATATAATGTTCAATATATTGAATATTCCATGAAAtggtctatatatatatacaaaatttaGAAGCCTGAATAACTTGAaataaaactcatatatatcaataaattaaaaaatccaattaactacaaataataaatatatataatactcaataaatatatatatatactaactatatggGCTGGGCTAGACTGGGCTGAAGCCCAGCCTAGCCCCCCATATAGTTCCGTCCCTGGTATCATTATTATTAGAATGGAGAATTCAATGATACAGTGTTTATCAACCAAGAAGGAAATTCTCCGTTTATCCAACAAAAAAGTGTAGGAGAAGAAATACCAAATTAAGCTAAATAATAAGCCACTAAAGTAGATGACCGACTAGCACAATTTAAGCCAAATAGTATTATAAGtgcatgttttgactattaCTAAGTATTTACAAGTGTTTGTGATTTTATATTACTAAGTATTAGAGAAAATACACAACTCAATTTATATATCACAAACACTTGTGAATACTCtagatttcaaattaattttagcATCATCGTTCATATTTTTCTCATATATGCAGCTTATTGTCAATTTCTAGATTAATTTATTTCATTTCTAaagttttttataaaatatgttGATTTCGAGTCTTAATTAGTGGTATTTTATTCACGTACGTATCCATTTCACTTGAAGAATTCATATTCGTTTTTGAagaattatattttcatttttcaataaattcaaTCATTTTTAGTCGCAATATTAAATTCACGCCATTTGATAATTTTAGAAGTTAATTAGATTTCGTATTTTCGCATTAAAATTCCGTATCTTGCACGTACTTCTGCAAAATTCAGAGCAGACCACGTATTGATGTATCATTTTTTGAAAGTATAAGCATAATAATTACAAGCCAAACCAAGCTACGTATTTCAATATGTTAATATATAATTTGGAAAACTTTATTCCTTTGATCATAAACCACTAATGTCCCTCGAAGGTCGCCAACATCTAGGGCTCATGTTTTGCCACGTCGTCAGATGGTCGAATTTTCCCTATGTAGTTAAGGTTCTGAATTGATGCTTCTAGGTAATTAATAATATCCATAATACGTACACACACTATTTATTAAACAATTAGATATCATCATAGTACTGTTTGATGTTTAAATTATTGGTCACCAACTATAAATGAGATTAGCCCACAGTTTATATATAATTGCGACTTTAATTTCCTGTCGTTCCACTACAAGCCGTCTTCTTTCTCGTTTCTAGTAGCTAGATTATCTCGGTTTTGTTTATACTGCATCGGAAGTACTTCCGGTATAGTTTTATACTGGAAGTTCATGAAAACAAAATATGTGAGGTCCATCAATATATTTTGTTTCcaaatgaaatatttatttgaaactaTACAATGACACAACACTTCATTGTAACATAGACGTCTAACGAAACAGCCTCACATATTGCTTCTTATTACATCTATTACTAGTTACTACATATCATATAAGAACgtcttcttaaaaaaaaaataatatataagaaCACTATATACTTTAGCTATATCGAATCATGATgcaattttgaatttttccaaAGCATCATCAATTTATCAAACAAACtacatgatttttttatgttattataatttttttaatatattttatttttctctcctaccattcaaattttaaaataatgataacttttattttaattttttttaaaaaaaacacttcattcttaatttttttatgaaacatGCATCGCGTATGTCATAATCgactaattatatatattaaatttgacTTCAAATATATAgttttatgataaaatttttcaatcccaaaatttcttattttattagtattattatttttgcatgACAAATTAACTTTGTatgaaaaaataagaaaatttacATCTGATTTTTATTACGGCTCATTTCTAATATTTCCAAACAACAAATACACACATTTTATTGTATAAGCGGTCAATACGTGCATTACACATTACAATTATATCAGCACACATAGATCATATTTCTAACAATCAATTGGAATGTTCGACCTTACCCCATGAGTTTTACCCCGTGATATAGGTGGAATCAAGCGTGTGATTGATCCAAATCATGTGGCTCCCACATAATTGGGTAGGACCGAATTTCCCCAATTGAATCTTCACATGAATCACGTCCTTACATGCATTTATTCATATCTAGAAAAATGTGTATGTATTgaattgaaatttcaaaaagAGAGGCCGAAATACCGAAACCATTGAAAACATTatattaatgtatatatatatatatatacattaatataatgtttatatatatatataaacattatattaatgtatatatatatatatatatatattatataatgttgtgaaaaagtaaaaatttataaaaagtaaaaacttcaaaactcaaaatatatcaaactctacactttataaaattttctctcttaaattgtaatttgatacacaaatggagagacatatttatagatctcatttgaagattagtccaa
Proteins encoded:
- the LOC140884966 gene encoding basic blue protein-like — its product is MAAKAITFLALLLQIIPAAVYGANIIVGGTGGWSLSVNYDTWAKGQTFTAADTLVFNYGPTHSVDEVSQADYQNCNTDNPIASYSPSPTSIPLTAAGTRYFICPRSDHCSRGMKLAVTVTNGTTPSPPSSTTPSPPASGTSPSTPAPPPPSGATVVLAGWNSLFVGALVVVAALFGVVG